In the Clostridia bacterium genome, one interval contains:
- a CDS encoding corrinoid protein, which translates to MSILNEISEYIQRGRAPEVEASVTKALEDGIPAQQILSEGLLDGMNVIGEKFKNNEVFVPEVLIAARAMNKGTALLKPYLAAEGVREKGVAVIGTVKGDLHDIGKNLVKMMMEGRGIKVIDVGVDVPAQKFIDVAEENNAQLICCSALLTTTMNEMKNVVDAVNASGLKGKVKVMVGGAPVSQAFADSIGADCYTSDAASAAEAAVGFLE; encoded by the coding sequence ATGTCTATTCTCAATGAAATAAGCGAATACATCCAGCGCGGCAGAGCGCCGGAGGTCGAGGCCTCCGTCACAAAGGCGCTTGAAGACGGCATTCCCGCGCAGCAGATACTTTCCGAAGGACTGCTCGACGGAATGAACGTCATCGGCGAGAAGTTTAAGAATAACGAAGTCTTCGTGCCGGAGGTGCTTATCGCCGCCCGCGCGATGAATAAAGGCACCGCGCTGCTCAAGCCCTACCTCGCCGCCGAAGGCGTCAGGGAGAAAGGCGTCGCCGTCATCGGTACCGTAAAGGGCGACCTGCACGACATAGGCAAAAACCTCGTCAAGATGATGATGGAGGGGCGCGGCATAAAGGTCATCGACGTCGGCGTAGACGTCCCCGCGCAGAAGTTCATCGACGTCGCCGAGGAGAACAACGCGCAGCTCATCTGCTGCTCCGCGCTGCTGACGACTACGATGAACGAGATGAAGAACGTCGTCGACGCAGTCAACGCCTCCGGGCTCAAGGGCAAGGTCAAGGTCATGGTCGGCGGCGCGCCCGTCAGCCAGGCGTTCGCCGACAGCATCGGCGCGGACTGCTATACCTCCGACGCCGCCTCTGCAGCCGAAGCCGCGGTGGGCTTCCTTGAATAG
- a CDS encoding RluA family pseudouridine synthase — protein MRITVTEETAGTRLDAVVSASGEFSRSAAQKLIESGAVEINGAPVTAKNHKTKAGDEIVVTPPEAEPLDMAPAEIPLSVLYEDSALLVVDKPVGMVVHPAPGNYSDTLVNALLAHCGDSLSGINGVTRPGIVHRIDKETSGVLLVAKNDKAHLSLAEQIKEHTARREYLAVVHGRFPKKEGTVNAPIGRSRADRKKMAVTPVNSKPAVTHYEVLEEFDKYSLILCRLETGRTHQIRVHMAHIGHPVAGDRQYGRTTDLPLTHQCLHAARITFRHPSTGEEMTVEAPLPDYFNETLSVLRKGDAHGKTETY, from the coding sequence ATGAGGATAACGGTAACTGAAGAAACCGCGGGAACGCGGCTCGACGCGGTCGTATCCGCTTCCGGAGAGTTCTCGCGCTCCGCGGCGCAGAAGCTCATCGAGTCGGGCGCGGTCGAAATCAACGGAGCGCCCGTCACCGCCAAGAATCATAAAACGAAGGCGGGCGACGAGATAGTCGTCACGCCTCCGGAAGCCGAACCGCTCGATATGGCTCCGGCTGAGATACCGCTTTCTGTGCTCTACGAGGACTCCGCCCTGCTCGTCGTGGACAAGCCCGTCGGAATGGTCGTTCACCCCGCGCCGGGTAACTATTCCGATACGCTCGTCAACGCGCTTCTCGCGCACTGCGGCGATTCGCTCTCCGGCATAAACGGAGTAACGCGCCCGGGCATCGTCCACCGCATAGACAAGGAAACGAGCGGAGTGCTGCTCGTCGCGAAAAACGACAAGGCGCACCTTTCGCTCGCGGAACAGATAAAGGAGCACACAGCGCGCAGGGAATACCTCGCCGTCGTCCACGGCCGCTTCCCGAAAAAAGAGGGCACGGTCAACGCGCCGATCGGGCGCAGCCGCGCCGACCGCAAGAAGATGGCGGTTACGCCGGTCAATTCCAAGCCGGCGGTCACGCACTACGAAGTGCTTGAAGAATTCGACAAATACTCGCTGATCCTCTGCCGCCTCGAGACCGGCAGAACGCATCAGATACGCGTCCATATGGCGCATATCGGACACCCCGTCGCGGGGGACAGGCAATACGGCAGGACCACCGACCTGCCGCTGACGCATCAATGCCTCCACGCGGCGAGAATAACCTTCCGCCACCCTTCAACGGGCGAAGAGATGACGGTCGAAGCGCCGCTGCCCGACTATTTCAACGAAACGCTCAGCGTTTTGAGAAAGGGAGATGCTCATGGAAAAACAGAAACTTACTGA
- a CDS encoding 2,3-bisphosphoglycerate-independent phosphoglycerate mutase, whose product MKRPVVCVVMDGVGFSKTGLGDAVGNANTPTLDKLFATCPHTRLKAHGAAVGLPGDDDMGNSEVGHNALGCGQIYSQGAKLVNESIESGKLYENAVWKRIVAGCAEKSSTLHFIGLLSDGNVHSNISHLFAMLKEAKSEGVKKARVHILLDGRDVPATSALIYVEQLENVLAELSDAGFDGKIASGGGRMKVTMDRYKADWNMVKIGWDTHVRGEGRQFASAAEAIETYRAENEGVIDQDLPAFVIAENGEPVGRITDGDAVILFNFRGDRAIEISMAFDDEDFTAFDRGARPDVIYAGMLQYDGDLELPKNYLVNPPEIKDTLSELLVAHGLNQYAVSETQKYGHVTYFWNGNRSGKTSEELETFEEIPSDKVSFDERPWMKSAEVTDAMIAALKSGKYDFLRCNYPNGDMVGHTGSYDAALIAVESVDIGLARLIKAVDEAGAILLVTADHGNADEMLEKNKKGELQVRTAHSLNPVPFIIYDTQAKHEIIDGEYGLANVAPTVAKLLGLTPPASWQPSMI is encoded by the coding sequence ATGAAAAGACCTGTTGTATGCGTCGTCATGGACGGCGTCGGGTTCAGCAAGACCGGACTCGGCGACGCCGTCGGCAACGCCAACACCCCGACCCTCGACAAGCTCTTCGCGACCTGCCCGCACACGCGCCTGAAGGCGCACGGCGCCGCCGTCGGACTCCCCGGCGACGACGATATGGGCAACAGCGAAGTCGGACATAACGCCCTCGGCTGCGGCCAGATCTATTCGCAGGGCGCGAAGCTCGTCAACGAATCCATCGAGAGCGGCAAGCTTTACGAAAACGCGGTCTGGAAGCGCATTGTCGCGGGTTGCGCCGAAAAATCGTCAACCCTGCATTTCATCGGCCTGCTTTCCGACGGAAACGTGCATTCCAACATTTCCCACCTCTTTGCGATGCTGAAAGAAGCGAAGAGCGAGGGAGTGAAGAAGGCGAGAGTGCATATTCTGCTCGACGGCAGAGACGTTCCCGCGACCTCGGCGCTCATCTACGTCGAGCAGCTTGAAAACGTCCTTGCGGAGCTCAGCGACGCCGGCTTTGACGGAAAGATCGCCAGCGGCGGCGGCAGGATGAAGGTCACGATGGACAGATACAAGGCCGACTGGAATATGGTCAAGATCGGCTGGGATACCCACGTCAGAGGCGAGGGCAGACAGTTCGCGTCCGCCGCGGAAGCGATCGAGACCTACCGTGCCGAGAATGAGGGCGTCATCGATCAGGATCTGCCTGCCTTCGTCATCGCCGAAAACGGCGAGCCGGTCGGCAGGATAACCGACGGCGACGCGGTGATCCTCTTCAACTTCAGAGGCGACCGCGCGATCGAGATCAGCATGGCGTTCGACGACGAAGACTTCACCGCCTTCGACAGAGGCGCGCGCCCCGACGTCATTTACGCCGGAATGCTGCAGTACGACGGCGACCTCGAGCTGCCGAAGAACTACCTCGTCAACCCGCCGGAGATAAAGGACACGCTCAGCGAGCTGCTCGTCGCTCACGGCCTTAATCAATACGCCGTTTCCGAAACGCAGAAGTACGGCCACGTAACGTATTTCTGGAACGGCAACAGAAGCGGCAAGACCAGCGAGGAGCTCGAGACCTTCGAGGAGATCCCCTCCGACAAGGTTTCCTTCGACGAACGTCCGTGGATGAAATCCGCGGAGGTCACCGACGCGATGATAGCCGCGCTGAAGAGCGGAAAATACGACTTCCTGCGCTGCAACTATCCCAACGGCGACATGGTCGGACACACCGGCAGCTACGACGCCGCGCTTATCGCGGTCGAGTCTGTCGACATCGGCCTCGCGCGTCTGATAAAGGCGGTCGACGAAGCCGGCGCGATCCTGCTCGTTACCGCCGACCACGGCAACGCCGACGAAATGCTCGAGAAGAACAAGAAGGGCGAGCTCCAGGTGCGCACCGCGCATTCGCTCAACCCTGTCCCGTTCATCATCTACGACACGCAGGCAAAGCACGAGATAATCGACGGCGAATACGGCCTCGCCAACGTCGCTCCGACGGTCGCGAAGCTGCTCGGACTCACGCCTCCCGCGAGCTGGCAGCCGAGCATGATATGA
- a CDS encoding transketolase family protein, with the protein MKATRESYGLTLAELGETNKDIVVLDADLSGSTKTAIFGKKFPDRFFNCGIAEGNMMSVAAGLAACGKTVFASSFAMFATGRAFEQIRNSICYPGLNVKVAASHAGVSVGEDGATHQCIEDISIMRSIPGMVVVSPADDAEACAAVRAAAEYNGPMYIRLGRLVYPDVYTPETCHFKLGKGDVLRDGSDVTIVATGLMLSESLIAAVILEKEGISAAVINISTIKPIDAELLVKYAQKTGCIVTAEEHNIIGGLGSAVCEALSEHWPVPVSRVGINDVFGLSGKAKEVLAYFGLTGEKIAERAKMIMKMKKA; encoded by the coding sequence ATGAAAGCAACGAGAGAAAGCTACGGCCTGACGCTCGCGGAGCTCGGCGAGACCAATAAGGATATCGTCGTCCTCGACGCCGACCTTTCCGGCTCGACCAAGACCGCGATTTTCGGCAAAAAGTTTCCCGACAGATTCTTCAACTGCGGCATCGCGGAAGGCAATATGATGTCCGTCGCTGCTGGACTCGCCGCCTGCGGCAAGACCGTTTTCGCCAGCTCCTTCGCTATGTTCGCCACCGGCAGGGCGTTTGAGCAGATAAGAAACTCCATCTGCTATCCCGGCCTTAACGTAAAAGTCGCCGCGTCCCACGCGGGCGTTTCCGTGGGCGAGGACGGCGCGACTCACCAGTGCATCGAGGATATCTCGATAATGCGCTCCATTCCCGGTATGGTGGTCGTCAGCCCCGCCGACGACGCGGAGGCGTGCGCGGCGGTACGCGCCGCCGCCGAGTATAACGGACCTATGTACATCCGCCTCGGCCGCCTCGTCTACCCGGACGTCTATACGCCCGAAACCTGTCATTTCAAGCTCGGCAAGGGCGACGTCCTGCGCGACGGCTCCGACGTGACCATCGTCGCGACCGGACTTATGCTTTCCGAGTCGCTGATCGCCGCCGTTATACTTGAAAAAGAGGGGATAAGCGCCGCGGTAATCAACATCTCCACGATAAAGCCCATCGACGCCGAACTGCTCGTGAAATACGCGCAGAAGACCGGCTGCATCGTCACCGCCGAAGAGCATAATATCATCGGCGGGCTCGGTTCCGCGGTCTGCGAAGCGCTCAGCGAGCACTGGCCCGTTCCCGTCAGCCGCGTCGGCATAAACGACGTTTTCGGCTTGAGCGGCAAGGCGAAGGAAGTCCTCGCTTACTTCGGCCTCACCGGCGAAAAGATCGCCGAGAGAGCGAAGATGATAATGAAAATGAAAAAAGCGTGA
- the lspA gene encoding signal peptidase II: MLLFFLLSAALVAADQITKALAVAYLKPVTTVPIIRDVLHLTYRENTGAAFSILSGFRWGFVILAVIVCAAVIYINASRKIDSKMFYASSILVVAGAIGNVIDRIATGAVVDFIDFRLIDFPVFNFADICLTVGVAMLFIYFLFFYGKEKKTVKTEETPDEDNGN; this comes from the coding sequence ATGCTGTTGTTCTTTCTGCTTTCCGCCGCGCTCGTCGCCGCGGATCAGATAACGAAAGCGCTCGCCGTCGCGTATCTCAAGCCGGTCACGACCGTTCCGATAATACGGGACGTGCTTCACCTGACCTACCGCGAGAATACCGGCGCGGCGTTCAGCATACTCAGCGGCTTCCGCTGGGGCTTCGTGATACTCGCGGTAATAGTCTGCGCGGCGGTGATTTACATAAACGCTTCGCGCAAGATCGACTCAAAGATGTTCTACGCGTCGTCGATACTCGTCGTCGCGGGCGCGATCGGGAACGTGATCGACCGTATCGCGACCGGAGCGGTCGTCGATTTCATAGATTTCCGGCTGATCGATTTTCCGGTGTTCAACTTTGCGGATATCTGCCTTACCGTCGGAGTCGCGATGCTCTTTATCTATTTCCTGTTTTTCTACGGCAAAGAGAAAAAGACCGTGAAGACGGAGGAAACGCCCGATGAGGATAACGGTAACTGA
- a CDS encoding triose-phosphate isomerase codes for MNKDLRSAIIAGNWKMNKTPSEAAKLIEELKAAMPEPDCEVVVCVPAIDVPAVAEAIKGSRIHLGAQNVHFEPSGAFTGEISASMLEEMGVEYVIVGHSERRQYFGETNETVNLRAKAAIAAGLTPIICVGETLEQREQGITDDLISMQTKIAFNGIAKEDAINCVIAYEPVWAIGTGKTATAEQANEVCQLIRDTIGVLYDDETADGISIQYGGSMNAKNCAELLAMEDIDGGLIGGASLKAPDFSVIIDAASK; via the coding sequence ATGAATAAAGACCTCAGAAGCGCCATTATTGCCGGCAACTGGAAGATGAACAAGACTCCGTCCGAAGCGGCGAAGCTCATCGAGGAGCTCAAGGCCGCCATGCCCGAGCCCGACTGCGAAGTCGTCGTCTGCGTTCCCGCCATCGACGTCCCCGCCGTCGCGGAAGCGATAAAGGGAAGCCGTATCCACCTCGGCGCGCAGAACGTGCATTTCGAGCCCAGCGGCGCCTTCACCGGCGAGATCTCCGCGTCCATGCTTGAGGAAATGGGCGTTGAATACGTCATCGTCGGCCACAGCGAACGCCGCCAGTACTTCGGTGAGACCAACGAAACGGTCAACCTCCGCGCCAAAGCGGCGATCGCCGCCGGACTTACCCCCATCATCTGCGTCGGCGAAACGCTCGAGCAGCGTGAGCAGGGGATAACCGACGACCTGATCTCCATGCAGACGAAGATCGCCTTCAACGGCATTGCGAAGGAAGACGCGATCAACTGCGTCATCGCCTACGAGCCCGTGTGGGCGATAGGCACCGGCAAGACCGCCACCGCCGAGCAGGCGAACGAGGTCTGCCAGCTCATCAGAGACACCATCGGCGTGCTCTATGACGACGAGACCGCGGACGGCATCTCCATTCAGTACGGCGGCTCCATGAACGCGAAGAACTGCGCCGAGCTGCTCGCGATGGAAGACATCGACGGCGGCCTTATCGGCGGCGCCTCGCTGAAGGCCCCCGACTTCTCCGTCATCATCGACGCGGCTTCCAAGTAA
- a CDS encoding transketolase — protein MEKQKLTELAVFAEKVRLAALEGIYNAASGHPGGSLSIAEVVTYLYNCEMRIRPDQPDWEDRDRFVLSKGHCAPAVYAALGLKGYFDVKEVANLRKLGHFLQGHPDMKGVPGVDMSTGSLGQGISAACGMALAAKLDGRDYRVYTIVGDGESQEGQVYEALMFAAHYNLDNLVVMIDYNGLQIDGDITKVMSPLPFADKFRAFNFNVFEADGHDFESIAAALDAARAAKGKPSGIILRSVKGKGVSFMENNPAWHGSAPKQEQYEIAKAELEARLEAAQKGELR, from the coding sequence ATGGAAAAACAGAAACTTACTGAGCTTGCCGTCTTCGCGGAAAAGGTTCGCCTCGCCGCGCTTGAGGGCATCTACAACGCCGCCTCGGGACATCCCGGCGGATCGCTTTCGATCGCGGAAGTCGTAACGTATCTGTATAACTGCGAAATGCGCATACGTCCCGATCAGCCCGACTGGGAAGACAGAGACAGATTCGTTTTATCCAAGGGGCACTGCGCGCCCGCCGTCTACGCCGCGCTCGGTCTGAAGGGCTACTTTGACGTCAAAGAGGTCGCGAATCTCCGCAAGCTCGGGCACTTCCTGCAGGGACACCCCGATATGAAGGGCGTTCCCGGCGTCGATATGTCCACCGGCTCGCTCGGGCAGGGCATTTCCGCCGCCTGCGGAATGGCGCTCGCCGCGAAGCTCGACGGCAGGGACTACCGCGTTTACACCATCGTCGGCGACGGCGAAAGCCAGGAGGGGCAGGTCTACGAAGCCCTCATGTTCGCCGCGCACTATAACCTCGACAACCTCGTCGTGATGATCGACTATAACGGCCTGCAGATAGACGGCGATATAACGAAGGTCATGTCGCCTCTGCCGTTTGCCGATAAGTTCAGGGCGTTCAACTTCAACGTCTTTGAGGCGGACGGGCACGACTTCGAGTCCATCGCCGCCGCGCTTGACGCCGCGAGAGCCGCGAAGGGCAAGCCGAGCGGCATAATCCTCCGTTCTGTCAAGGGCAAGGGCGTTTCGTTTATGGAAAACAATCCCGCCTGGCACGGCTCCGCGCCGAAGCAGGAGCAGTACGAGATCGCGAAGGCGGAGCTCGAGGCGCGTCTTGAAGCGGCGCAGAAAGGGGAACTGAGATGA
- a CDS encoding PD-(D/E)XK nuclease family protein has product MLKFIAGRAGTGKTYTALRDAVAAAPSHKMTYIIVPEQSTLSYEKQLIEYNAEARRLGVEVLSFTRLVEKVMLVTGGLAGNYIDSMGKTALIYRAVCDCADTLTLFGKYADDPRFALRIAETADELKINGVSPDALLAASEGEGLADTLRGKMRDTALIVREYERLISGSFFDPADKLTALGEILDGEDFFSGCAVYFDGFVGFTPQEEKVIERIIRQSAVCVISLTAPSAGMDVGEEFYPVALMAERFRNFARDIGVEIGEATVLNENHKFKTPSMLLLESKLYSGESGVVGGEGITVYAAADPYDEMRYVASEIRRLTAEEGCRYRDIAVIAGDLEACRSAAEIEFELYGIPYFIDSRRDVRFKPLMRLVLFAIRAATRGMYYEDMADLAKTGLAGVDVEQSSLLENYINLWRVSGVKWGARFTLNPSGFAEEMKESDVEMLDAVNEARDKLATPLFAFAEKLASARTADDFAKAIYEYLVSARTAETIRAQREAALAAGEEYDGDRMWELLMDVLDRISSAMGGETIGKDSYAELLRIMFENADVGVIPPHADEVIIGSEGRARVEHIKYCFIVGATDEAFPRPFGQKGVFTNADKEDLFKLDVPLIHEEEVRRCELMLSVYNALTIPSHGLTVSYSASESALSVSAPSRVILDLKNTFKDCRRIEADNLEYADICSAPAAALDICAPFYEAPENVGEASVAAAVSRTPALAAKLDSYRAMRESALRPLDADAAAYVAGKTRVMSASKAEQYAGCPYSFFCKYGLSLRPEAKAELDPRNVGTFVHYVLERTVRAIADGGAGVDVDAYAKRVAEEYVENCLGGKENLPASFLRSITTTTALIVELIGCIRDELAESGYTPTDFELPIGEGGVDSWVIDADGAPVGFEGKIDRVDICERGGRKYLRVIDYKTNKQKKEVSLRSVYNGVDMQMFVYLISLWLNGDARYGEGVAPAGVYYFPANRVRVDASDGKIAEKLADARTMSGMALEDSPIDERPPEKKRPVRYSFEQLALLKNHIEKLTRRMREQLAAGNIPKYPLKKGSGEKLPCEYCDYISVCGVDKDKVEPRAFDMIKDEKVFEKLREEEADV; this is encoded by the coding sequence ATGCTTAAATTCATCGCCGGCAGAGCCGGAACCGGCAAGACCTATACCGCGCTGCGCGACGCCGTCGCGGCGGCGCCGTCGCATAAGATGACCTACATCATCGTGCCGGAGCAGAGCACGCTCTCTTATGAAAAACAGCTTATTGAATACAACGCCGAGGCGCGCCGTCTCGGTGTTGAAGTGCTGAGCTTTACCCGCCTTGTCGAGAAGGTCATGCTCGTCACGGGCGGGCTTGCCGGCAACTATATCGACTCCATGGGCAAGACCGCGCTCATCTACCGCGCTGTCTGCGACTGCGCGGATACGCTGACGCTCTTCGGCAAATACGCGGACGATCCGCGATTCGCCCTCCGCATCGCAGAGACCGCGGATGAGCTGAAGATAAACGGCGTTTCGCCGGATGCGCTCCTCGCCGCGTCCGAAGGCGAGGGGCTCGCTGATACCCTGCGCGGAAAGATGCGCGACACGGCGCTTATCGTCCGCGAATACGAGCGCCTTATCAGCGGCAGCTTCTTCGATCCCGCGGACAAGCTCACCGCGCTCGGCGAGATACTCGACGGCGAAGACTTCTTCTCCGGCTGCGCGGTCTACTTTGACGGCTTCGTCGGATTCACTCCGCAGGAGGAGAAGGTGATAGAGCGCATAATCAGACAGAGCGCAGTGTGCGTTATATCGCTGACCGCACCTTCGGCCGGTATGGACGTCGGCGAGGAGTTCTATCCCGTCGCGCTTATGGCAGAGCGCTTCCGCAACTTCGCCCGCGATATCGGCGTTGAGATCGGCGAAGCGACCGTGCTGAACGAAAACCACAAGTTTAAGACGCCCTCGATGCTCCTGCTTGAAAGCAAGCTCTATTCGGGCGAAAGCGGCGTTGTCGGCGGCGAAGGCATAACCGTTTACGCCGCCGCGGATCCTTACGACGAGATGCGCTACGTTGCCTCCGAGATCCGCCGCCTGACCGCCGAAGAGGGCTGCCGCTACCGCGACATCGCCGTTATCGCCGGAGATCTTGAAGCGTGCAGGAGCGCCGCGGAGATCGAGTTCGAGCTTTACGGCATACCTTACTTCATAGACTCGCGCCGCGACGTGCGCTTCAAGCCGTTGATGCGGCTCGTGCTTTTCGCCATCCGCGCCGCGACGCGCGGGATGTATTACGAGGATATGGCCGATCTCGCGAAGACCGGCCTTGCCGGTGTTGACGTCGAGCAGTCCTCGCTGCTCGAGAACTATATCAACCTCTGGCGCGTAAGCGGCGTAAAATGGGGGGCGCGGTTTACGCTGAATCCCTCCGGCTTCGCGGAGGAGATGAAAGAAAGCGACGTCGAGATGCTTGACGCCGTCAACGAGGCGAGGGATAAACTCGCGACGCCGCTTTTCGCGTTCGCGGAAAAACTCGCTTCCGCGCGCACCGCGGACGACTTCGCGAAGGCGATATACGAATACCTCGTTTCCGCCCGCACCGCGGAGACCATACGCGCGCAGCGTGAAGCCGCGCTCGCCGCCGGAGAGGAATACGACGGCGACAGGATGTGGGAGCTGCTGATGGACGTGCTCGACCGTATCTCGTCCGCCATGGGCGGAGAAACGATAGGCAAAGACAGCTACGCCGAGCTGCTTCGCATAATGTTTGAGAACGCCGACGTCGGCGTTATCCCGCCGCACGCGGACGAAGTCATAATCGGCAGCGAGGGCAGGGCGCGCGTCGAACACATAAAATACTGCTTCATCGTCGGCGCGACCGACGAAGCGTTCCCGCGTCCGTTCGGTCAGAAGGGCGTTTTCACAAACGCCGATAAAGAGGACCTCTTCAAGCTGGACGTTCCGCTTATTCACGAGGAGGAGGTGCGCCGCTGCGAGCTCATGCTGTCGGTCTACAACGCGCTGACGATCCCTTCGCACGGGCTCACCGTTTCCTACAGCGCGTCAGAAAGCGCGCTTTCCGTTTCCGCGCCGTCGCGCGTGATACTCGACCTTAAAAACACCTTTAAGGATTGCCGCAGGATAGAGGCGGATAATCTTGAATACGCCGATATATGCTCCGCGCCGGCGGCCGCGCTGGATATATGCGCGCCGTTCTACGAAGCGCCGGAGAACGTCGGGGAGGCCTCCGTCGCGGCGGCGGTTTCGCGCACTCCCGCGCTGGCGGCAAAGCTGGATTCCTACCGCGCGATGCGTGAGAGCGCGCTCCGTCCGCTCGACGCGGATGCCGCGGCGTACGTCGCCGGAAAGACGCGCGTCATGAGCGCGTCGAAGGCGGAGCAGTACGCCGGATGCCCGTACAGTTTCTTCTGCAAATACGGGCTTTCGCTTCGCCCGGAGGCGAAAGCGGAGCTCGATCCGCGCAACGTCGGGACCTTCGTCCACTACGTCCTCGAACGCACCGTCAGAGCGATTGCGGACGGCGGCGCCGGCGTAGACGTCGACGCGTATGCGAAGCGCGTTGCCGAGGAGTACGTCGAAAACTGCCTCGGCGGAAAAGAGAACCTGCCCGCGTCCTTCCTGCGCTCGATAACGACGACCACCGCGCTGATCGTCGAGCTTATCGGCTGTATCCGCGACGAACTCGCGGAGAGCGGCTATACTCCGACCGACTTCGAGCTCCCAATAGGCGAAGGCGGCGTCGATTCCTGGGTGATCGACGCGGACGGCGCCCCCGTCGGCTTCGAGGGCAAAATAGACCGCGTCGATATCTGCGAACGCGGAGGCCGCAAATACCTGCGCGTCATAGACTACAAAACGAATAAACAGAAAAAAGAAGTGTCGCTGCGCAGCGTCTACAACGGCGTCGATATGCAGATGTTCGTGTATCTCATCTCGCTCTGGCTGAACGGCGACGCCAGATACGGCGAAGGCGTTGCGCCCGCCGGCGTCTACTATTTCCCGGCGAACAGAGTCAGAGTCGACGCTTCGGACGGCAAGATTGCCGAAAAGCTCGCCGACGCGCGCACGATGTCCGGAATGGCGCTTGAGGATTCACCGATTGACGAGCGTCCGCCCGAGAAAAAACGCCCCGTCCGCTACTCATTTGAACAGCTTGCGCTGCTGAAAAACCATATCGAAAAGCTGACGCGCCGTATGCGCGAACAGCTTGCGGCGGGCAATATACCCAAATATCCGCTCAAAAAGGGCAGCGGCGAAAAACTGCCCTGCGAATACTGCGATTATATCTCTGTCTGCGGCGTGGATAAAGACAAGGTGGAACCGCGCGCGTTCGATATGATCAAAGACGAGAAGGTCTTTGAAAAACTGCGGGAGGAGGAAGCGGATGTATAA
- a CDS encoding phosphoglycerate kinase: protein MNKKTIEDMNLEGKKVLVRCDFNVPVKDGVITSDKRITGALPTIKYLVEKNCKVILCSHMGKPHNIFDAELKLSKKEIAKIDELPEEERAAATAAALEKAKGDKKKFSLKIVADKLNEYLGGIVTFAEDTVGEDAQAKVAALEPGKIVLLENTRFTKAEEKNDPEFSKQLASLAEVFVNDAFGTAHRAHASTAGVVTYGGLPAACGYLIQKEITIMGDALEAPQRPFVAILGGAKVSDKIGVITNLIEKVDTLIVGGGMAYTFYKAMGYGVGTSLLEADKVELAKEIMEKAAAKGVNFALPVDNVCAKEFSADAEPVVYACDAIPDDMMGLDIGPESVKKFSELIKDAKTVIWNGPMGVFEFEKFAVGTKAVAAAIAESDSVSIIGGGDSAAAVEQLGYADKMTHISTGGGASLEFLEGKTLPGIDCLDNK, encoded by the coding sequence ATGAACAAAAAGACCATTGAAGACATGAACCTTGAAGGCAAAAAAGTCCTCGTGAGATGCGACTTCAACGTACCCGTCAAGGACGGCGTCATCACCTCGGACAAGAGAATAACCGGCGCTCTGCCGACCATCAAGTATCTGGTCGAGAAGAACTGCAAGGTCATCCTTTGCTCCCATATGGGCAAGCCGCACAACATCTTCGACGCGGAGCTGAAGCTCAGCAAGAAGGAGATCGCCAAGATCGACGAGCTCCCCGAAGAGGAGAGAGCGGCCGCCACCGCCGCCGCGCTTGAAAAAGCGAAGGGCGACAAGAAAAAGTTTTCGCTCAAGATCGTTGCCGACAAGCTCAACGAGTACCTCGGCGGCATAGTCACCTTCGCCGAGGACACCGTCGGCGAGGACGCGCAGGCGAAGGTCGCGGCGCTCGAGCCCGGCAAGATCGTCCTGCTTGAAAATACCCGCTTCACCAAGGCGGAGGAGAAGAACGATCCCGAGTTCTCCAAGCAGCTCGCCTCGCTCGCCGAAGTCTTCGTCAACGACGCGTTCGGCACCGCACACAGAGCGCACGCCTCCACCGCCGGCGTAGTCACCTACGGCGGACTTCCGGCCGCCTGCGGCTACCTCATTCAGAAAGAGATCACCATTATGGGCGACGCGCTCGAAGCGCCTCAGCGCCCCTTCGTCGCCATTCTCGGCGGCGCGAAGGTCTCCGATAAGATCGGCGTCATCACCAACCTGATCGAGAAGGTCGATACCCTGATCGTTGGCGGCGGCATGGCCTACACCTTCTACAAGGCGATGGGCTACGGCGTCGGCACCTCGCTGCTCGAGGCCGACAAGGTCGAGCTCGCCAAGGAGATCATGGAAAAGGCCGCCGCGAAGGGCGTCAACTTTGCGCTTCCGGTCGATAACGTCTGCGCCAAAGAGTTCAGCGCCGACGCCGAGCCGGTCGTTTACGCCTGCGACGCGATTCCGGACGACATGATGGGCCTCGACATCGGACCGGAGTCCGTCAAGAAGTTCTCCGAGCTGATCAAGGACGCCAAGACGGTCATCTGGAACGGACCGATGGGCGTCTTCGAGTTCGAGAAGTTCGCGGTCGGCACCAAGGCCGTCGCGGCCGCGATCGCCGAGAGCGATTCCGTCAGCATCATCGGCGGAGGCGATTCCGCCGCGGCTGTCGAGCAGCTCGGATACGCCGACAAGATGACCCACATCTCCACCGGCGGCGGCGCCTCGCTCGAGTTCCTCGAGGGAAAGACCCTCCCCGGCATCGACTGCCTCGACAACAAGTAA